One stretch of Tepidibacter hydrothermalis DNA includes these proteins:
- the gdhA gene encoding NADP-specific glutamate dehydrogenase, with amino-acid sequence MSREILSAKDYISNVMENVTKRNSAEPEFLQAVEEVLNTLAPVLEKRPEYIKANILERITEPERQIVFRVPWVDDAGNIQVNRGMRVQFNGAIGPYKGGLRFHPSVYIGIIKFLGFEQIFKNSLTGLPIGGGKGGSDFDARGKSDEEIMRFCQSFMTELYRHIGPDVDVPAGDIGVGGREIGYLYGHYRRIKGVFENGVLTGKGLPYGGSLVRPEATGFGVSYFCNEMLKHVGDTFEGKTVAVSGFGNVAWGACQKVRDLGGKVVTLSGPDGYIYDKDGIVTDEKINYLVEMLKENKGARVKDYADKFGCEFIAGQKPWGQKVDIIMPCAIQNDITIEHAKQIVANGIKYVCEGANMPCTNEAVEYFLENGLIVGPAKAANAGGVAVSALEMSQNSMRLAWTAEEVDAKLHNIMINIHANAKAAAEEYGFGYNLVAGANVAGFLKVADAMVAQGNY; translated from the coding sequence ATGTCAAGAGAAATTTTAAGTGCTAAAGATTACATATCTAATGTTATGGAAAATGTTACAAAAAGAAATAGTGCAGAGCCTGAGTTTTTACAAGCTGTTGAAGAGGTATTAAATACTTTAGCTCCAGTTTTAGAAAAACGTCCAGAATATATAAAAGCTAACATATTAGAAAGAATAACTGAGCCAGAAAGACAAATAGTATTCAGAGTACCTTGGGTTGATGATGCAGGAAATATCCAAGTTAACCGTGGAATGAGAGTTCAATTCAACGGAGCTATAGGACCTTACAAAGGAGGACTTAGATTCCATCCTTCAGTTTACATAGGTATAATCAAATTCTTAGGATTTGAGCAAATATTCAAGAATTCATTAACTGGACTTCCAATAGGAGGAGGAAAAGGTGGATCTGATTTCGATGCTAGAGGAAAATCAGATGAAGAAATAATGAGATTCTGCCAAAGCTTCATGACTGAGCTTTACAGACATATAGGACCAGATGTAGACGTTCCAGCTGGAGATATCGGTGTTGGAGGAAGAGAAATTGGATACCTATACGGACACTACAGAAGAATAAAAGGAGTTTTCGAAAACGGAGTACTTACAGGAAAAGGACTTCCATATGGAGGAAGTTTAGTAAGACCTGAAGCTACTGGATTTGGAGTATCTTACTTCTGTAATGAAATGTTAAAGCATGTAGGAGATACTTTCGAAGGAAAGACTGTTGCAGTTTCTGGATTTGGTAATGTTGCTTGGGGAGCATGCCAAAAAGTTAGAGATCTTGGAGGAAAGGTTGTTACACTTTCTGGACCAGATGGATACATCTACGATAAAGATGGTATCGTAACTGATGAGAAGATCAATTACTTAGTAGAAATGTTAAAAGAGAACAAAGGTGCAAGAGTTAAGGATTATGCTGATAAGTTTGGATGCGAATTCATAGCTGGACAAAAGCCATGGGGACAAAAAGTTGATATCATAATGCCTTGTGCTATTCAAAATGATATTACTATAGAGCATGCTAAACAAATAGTAGCAAATGGAATTAAGTACGTTTGTGAAGGTGCTAATATGCCATGTACTAACGAAGCTGTTGAGTATTTCTTAGAGAATGGATTAATAGTTGGACCTGCTAAAGCAGCTAATGCTGGTGGAGTTGCAGTTTCTGCTCTTGAAATGTCTCAAAACAGTATGAGACTTGCTTGGACTGCAGAAGAAGTAGATGCTAAACTTCATAATATAATGATAAACATACATGCAAATGCTAAAGCTGCTGCAGAAGAGTATGGATTTGGATATAACTTAGTTGCTGGAGCTAACGTAGCTGGATTCTTAAAAGTTGCGGATGCAATGGTAGCTCAAGGAAATTACTAA
- a CDS encoding ATP-binding protein: protein MKVYALCGASGTGKSYRALRIAHENDIDYIIDDGILIHKNCIVTGVSAKNASTKMEAVKRAIFEDIDNRKNMIKAINDNNVGSILIIGTSWKMINRIKNRLELPDIYKKINMEDIATKEEMEEAKKNRMEKGIHIIPLPTFEVKKHFSGLFTNPIKLLFKDKNSDIKEFEKTLIRPTFSYMGKYYISQKAIRQIVTYEMTKFEDVCQISSIEIKHNKSGIKIDIKVKLKIVEILRQCENIQKKIMDTLENTTLLSVNSINIHVVDIC, encoded by the coding sequence ATGAAGGTATATGCACTTTGTGGGGCTAGTGGAACTGGAAAGAGTTATAGAGCATTAAGAATAGCACATGAAAATGATATAGATTATATAATAGATGATGGAATTCTTATACATAAAAATTGTATAGTAACTGGTGTTTCAGCTAAGAATGCTTCTACCAAGATGGAGGCTGTTAAGAGAGCTATATTTGAAGATATAGATAATAGAAAGAACATGATAAAGGCTATAAATGATAATAATGTTGGAAGTATATTAATAATAGGGACATCTTGGAAGATGATAAATAGAATAAAAAATAGATTAGAACTACCTGATATTTATAAAAAAATAAATATGGAAGATATAGCTACAAAAGAAGAGATGGAAGAAGCTAAGAAAAATAGAATGGAAAAAGGAATTCATATAATACCACTTCCAACTTTCGAAGTTAAAAAACATTTCTCTGGTCTTTTTACAAATCCTATTAAACTTTTATTTAAGGACAAAAATAGTGATATAAAGGAATTTGAAAAGACTCTTATAAGACCTACTTTTAGTTATATGGGTAAGTATTATATATCTCAGAAAGCTATACGACAAATAGTTACATATGAAATGACTAAATTTGAAGATGTATGTCAAATAAGCTCTATAGAGATAAAACACAACAAATCAGGCATAAAAATTGATATAAAAGTGAAGCTTAAAATAGTCGAAATATTAAGACAATGCGAAAATATACAGAAAAAAATAATGGATACACTAGAGAATACAACGCTTCTAAGCGTTAACAGTATAAATATACATGTAGTAGATATTTGTTAA
- a CDS encoding DUF1667 domain-containing protein, with protein MEKNITCIVCPVGCRLTVKKNEDKTYTVTGNTCKRGEKYGVEEMTAPKRMVTSTVKIKDGALRLVPVKTSDSIPKELIFELMELLDDVEIEAPVMVGDIIVENVLGTGINIVASRDMCKVS; from the coding sequence ATGGAAAAAAATATTACTTGTATAGTATGTCCTGTAGGTTGCAGATTGACAGTAAAAAAGAATGAAGATAAAACTTATACAGTTACAGGAAATACATGTAAAAGAGGAGAAAAATACGGAGTAGAAGAAATGACAGCTCCTAAGAGAATGGTTACAAGTACTGTTAAAATAAAGGATGGAGCTTTAAGATTAGTACCTGTAAAAACTAGTGATTCAATACCAAAAGAGCTTATATTCGAGCTTATGGAACTACTTGATGATGTAGAGATTGAAGCGCCTGTAATGGTTGGAGATATAATTGTTGAGAATGTATTAGGGACTGGGATTAATATAGTTGCTAGTAGAGATATGTGTAAGGTATCATAA
- a CDS encoding NAD(P)/FAD-dependent oxidoreductase: protein MKYDVVVVGGGPAGLGAAVEAKKHGANKVLIIERDRELGGILNQCIHNGFGLHEFKEELTGPEYANRFIKMVEENDIDYMLNTMVLSIEDKKIIALGEKGLIDIEAIAIVLAMGCRERTRGAIDLAGYRPAGVYTAGAAQRFMNMEGYMVGKKVVIYGSGDIGLIMARRMTLEGAKVEAVVEVNPHSSGLTRNIVQCLDDFDIPLLLQHGITYVHGKDRVTGVTISKLDSNRNPIEGTDREIECDTVLLSVGLIPENELSSDTGVELHNTTKGPVVNNKMQTNVDGVFACGNVVHVHDLVDFVTKESRIAGRNAALYVLNKIENNETVETEAGDGIGYIVPQQIDTKLGEEVNLFMRVRNIYSNRKLVVRDGDEIILQKKRPHMIPSEMENLKLSAELIKNLKGNISVCVEEA from the coding sequence TTGAAATATGATGTTGTTGTTGTTGGAGGAGGACCAGCAGGACTTGGAGCTGCTGTTGAAGCGAAAAAGCATGGGGCAAATAAGGTATTAATAATAGAAAGAGATAGAGAACTTGGAGGAATACTTAATCAATGTATTCATAATGGTTTTGGTCTTCATGAGTTCAAAGAAGAACTTACAGGACCTGAATATGCAAATAGATTTATAAAAATGGTAGAAGAAAATGATATAGATTATATGTTAAATACTATGGTACTTAGTATAGAAGATAAGAAGATAATAGCACTTGGAGAAAAAGGTCTTATAGATATAGAAGCTATTGCAATAGTTCTTGCAATGGGATGTAGAGAGAGAACAAGAGGTGCAATAGACCTTGCAGGTTATAGACCAGCAGGAGTTTATACAGCAGGAGCAGCTCAAAGATTTATGAATATGGAAGGCTACATGGTAGGTAAAAAAGTAGTTATATACGGTTCTGGAGATATAGGACTTATAATGGCTAGAAGAATGACTTTAGAAGGAGCCAAAGTAGAGGCAGTAGTGGAAGTTAACCCTCACTCAAGTGGACTTACTAGAAATATAGTTCAGTGTTTAGATGATTTTGATATACCTCTTTTATTACAGCATGGAATAACTTATGTTCATGGAAAGGACAGGGTTACAGGAGTTACTATATCAAAACTTGATAGTAATAGAAATCCTATAGAGGGAACGGATAGAGAAATAGAGTGTGACACAGTATTATTATCAGTAGGTCTTATACCTGAAAATGAACTTTCAAGTGATACGGGAGTTGAACTTCATAATACAACTAAGGGACCTGTAGTAAATAATAAAATGCAAACTAATGTTGATGGAGTATTTGCATGTGGGAATGTTGTTCATGTTCATGACTTAGTTGATTTTGTAACTAAAGAAAGCAGAATAGCAGGAAGAAATGCTGCTTTATATGTGTTAAATAAAATAGAAAATAATGAGACTGTAGAGACTGAAGCTGGAGATGGAATAGGATATATAGTACCTCAACAAATAGATACTAAATTAGGAGAAGAAGTTAACTTATTTATGAGAGTTAGAAATATATACTCTAATAGAAAACTTGTTGTTAGAGATGGTGATGAAATAATACTTCAAAAGAAAAGACCTCATATGATACCTTCAGAAATGGAAAACTTAAAGTTAAGTGCAGAACTTATTAAAAATCTAAAAGGTAATATAAGTGTTTGTGTAGAGGAGGCTTAA
- a CDS encoding NAD(P)/FAD-dependent oxidoreductase, giving the protein MFDVAVIGAGVVGASIARELSKYNLSTVVLEKGVEVCQATTKANSAIIHGGYDAVDGTLKAKLNVKGNEMYEDLCNELDVHFKRIGSLVVAFSEEEMETVKDLYDRGINNKVKGLEILNKEQIKEIEPNISDEVIGALRCKSAGIVCPFNLTVALMENAIVNGVKLNTESEVTNISKDEYFNIETKKGNIQAKYVINAAGLYADKINEMIGGDEYYIISRKGEYRVLDKSEGSIVNHVLFQCPTKKGKGVLVTPTVHGNVLLGPTAEEVKDPEDVSITKSGLSFLTKNAKKSIPSIDLSKTITSFSGVRATPNTKDFMIFASSKAKGFINVGGIESPGLSAAPAIAEYVIDILKEEGLNFEAKADFNPYRKKDKPFSNMNNEERKEAIKKDIRHSKIICRCETTTEAEIIDAIHRPAGARTVDGVKRRVRPGMGRCQGGFCGPRVVEILARELNLDMEDVLKDYENSKMILGKVKESRGEKIEI; this is encoded by the coding sequence ATGTTTGATGTGGCTGTAATAGGGGCTGGTGTTGTAGGAGCCAGTATAGCTAGAGAACTTTCTAAGTATAACTTAAGTACAGTTGTACTAGAAAAAGGAGTTGAAGTTTGTCAAGCAACTACAAAAGCTAATAGTGCAATAATTCATGGTGGATATGATGCTGTTGATGGGACTTTGAAGGCAAAGTTAAATGTTAAAGGAAATGAAATGTATGAAGATTTATGTAATGAACTAGATGTACACTTTAAGAGAATAGGATCTTTAGTTGTTGCATTTTCTGAAGAAGAAATGGAGACAGTAAAAGATCTTTATGACAGAGGAATTAATAATAAGGTTAAGGGCCTTGAAATATTAAATAAAGAACAAATTAAAGAGATAGAACCTAATATAAGTGATGAAGTTATAGGAGCTCTTAGATGCAAAAGTGCTGGAATTGTTTGCCCATTTAATTTAACTGTTGCTTTAATGGAAAATGCTATTGTTAATGGAGTTAAGTTAAATACAGAATCTGAGGTTACAAATATATCTAAAGATGAATACTTTAATATAGAAACTAAAAAAGGAAATATACAAGCAAAATATGTTATAAACGCAGCTGGATTATATGCTGACAAGATAAACGAGATGATAGGTGGAGATGAATATTACATTATAAGTAGAAAGGGAGAATACAGGGTTTTAGATAAATCTGAGGGAAGTATTGTAAATCATGTATTATTCCAATGTCCAACTAAAAAAGGTAAGGGAGTATTGGTTACACCTACAGTTCATGGGAATGTGCTTTTAGGTCCTACTGCTGAAGAAGTAAAAGATCCAGAAGATGTATCAATAACAAAGAGTGGTTTAAGTTTTTTAACTAAGAATGCTAAAAAAAGTATACCAAGTATTGATTTGTCAAAGACCATAACATCTTTTTCAGGGGTAAGAGCAACTCCTAATACTAAAGACTTTATGATATTTGCATCAAGTAAGGCTAAAGGATTTATAAATGTTGGTGGAATAGAGTCTCCTGGACTTAGTGCAGCACCAGCTATTGCAGAGTATGTAATAGATATATTAAAAGAAGAGGGATTGAATTTTGAAGCAAAAGCAGATTTTAATCCATATAGAAAAAAAGATAAGCCATTTTCTAATATGAATAATGAAGAAAGAAAAGAAGCTATTAAAAAAGATATAAGACATTCAAAAATAATATGTAGATGTGAGACTACAACAGAAGCTGAGATAATAGATGCAATTCATAGACCAGCTGGAGCTAGAACTGTTGATGGAGTAAAAAGAAGAGTAAGACCTGGAATGGGAAGATGTCAAGGAGGCTTTTGTGGTCCTAGAGTAGTTGAAATATTAGCTAGAGAACTTAATTTAGATATGGAAGATGTTTTAAAAGATTATGAGAATTCTAAAATGATACTAGGAAAAGTAAAAGAATCAAGGGGTGAGAAGATTGAAATATGA
- the glpK gene encoding glycerol kinase GlpK, protein MQKKYIMSLDQGTTSSRAILFDKEGKIVGVSQKEFTQIYPKGGWVEHDAMEIWGTQSGVAREVLEKTGISPEEVAGIGITNQRETTVVWDKNTGKPIYNAIVWQCRRTADICDGLKEKGLEESIRDKTGLVVDAYFSGTKIKWILDNVEGAREKAENGDLLFGNIDTWLIWNLTRGKVHVTDYTNASRTMIYNIKELKWDDELLEALDIPKSMLPEVKPSSCVYGVTDEHTFGGAQIPIAGDAGDQQAALFGQACFDEGMAKNTYGTGCFMLMNTGEKPVASKNGLLTTIAWGVDGKVEYALEGSIFIGGASVQWLRDELKVIYDARESEYYASSVEDTNGVYMVPAFTGLGAPYWDMYARGAIVGLTRGAKREHLVRATLESIAYQTKDVLEAMQDDSGIELKGLKVDGGACANNFLMQFQGDVLNVPVNRPEVIETTALGAAYLAGLAVGFWKDKEEIKEKWAINRTFNPDMEEEKRRTLYKGWKKAVRRSMEWEKEDLAEEANA, encoded by the coding sequence ATGCAAAAGAAATACATTATGTCTTTAGATCAAGGAACTACAAGCTCGAGAGCAATATTATTTGATAAAGAAGGAAAAATAGTAGGGGTTTCTCAAAAAGAATTTACTCAGATATATCCTAAAGGCGGATGGGTTGAGCATGATGCTATGGAAATATGGGGAACTCAAAGTGGAGTTGCTAGAGAAGTTTTAGAAAAGACTGGAATATCTCCTGAAGAAGTTGCAGGTATAGGAATCACAAACCAAAGAGAGACTACTGTTGTTTGGGATAAGAATACTGGAAAACCTATATACAATGCAATTGTATGGCAATGCAGAAGAACAGCTGATATATGTGACGGATTAAAAGAAAAAGGTCTTGAGGAAAGTATAAGAGATAAAACAGGACTTGTAGTTGATGCTTATTTCTCTGGAACAAAGATTAAGTGGATACTTGATAATGTAGAAGGAGCTAGAGAAAAAGCTGAAAATGGGGACTTATTATTTGGTAATATAGATACTTGGTTAATTTGGAACTTAACTAGAGGTAAGGTACATGTAACAGATTATACTAATGCATCAAGAACAATGATTTATAATATAAAAGAGTTAAAGTGGGATGATGAATTACTTGAAGCTCTTGATATTCCAAAATCTATGCTTCCAGAAGTTAAACCTTCAAGTTGTGTATATGGAGTTACTGATGAGCATACGTTTGGTGGAGCTCAAATACCTATAGCAGGAGATGCTGGAGATCAACAAGCAGCACTATTTGGTCAGGCATGTTTTGATGAGGGTATGGCAAAGAATACTTATGGAACTGGATGCTTTATGCTTATGAACACAGGTGAAAAGCCAGTAGCATCTAAAAATGGATTATTGACTACTATAGCATGGGGTGTAGACGGAAAGGTTGAATATGCTCTTGAAGGAAGTATATTTATAGGTGGAGCTTCTGTTCAATGGTTAAGAGATGAACTTAAAGTTATATACGATGCTAGAGAATCAGAGTATTATGCATCTTCAGTTGAAGATACTAATGGAGTATATATGGTTCCAGCATTTACTGGACTTGGAGCACCTTATTGGGATATGTATGCAAGAGGAGCGATAGTAGGTCTTACTCGTGGAGCTAAAAGAGAGCATCTAGTAAGAGCAACTCTTGAATCTATAGCATATCAAACTAAAGATGTTTTAGAAGCTATGCAAGATGATTCAGGTATAGAACTTAAAGGACTTAAGGTTGATGGAGGAGCTTGCGCTAACAACTTCTTAATGCAGTTCCAAGGAGATGTATTAAATGTTCCTGTTAATAGACCAGAAGTTATAGAAACTACTGCTTTAGGTGCAGCTTATCTTGCGGGTCTTGCTGTTGGATTCTGGAAAGATAAAGAAGAAATAAAAGAAAAATGGGCTATAAATAGAACATTTAATCCTGATATGGAAGAAGAAAAGAGAAGAACTCTTTATAAAGGATGGAAAAAAGCAGTAAGAAGATCTATGGAATGGGAAAAAGAAGATTTAGCTGAAGAGGCTAATGCATAA
- a CDS encoding Lin0368 family putative glycerol transporter subunit — protein MTLKLAIGTFAGAFIFPFMIRLVWGKLVEDFGPAGGWMAAAFIVGLCWTLNHGVGAIHQMEGGAWIDMAWAAGIGLWAATVVVDKADVGKSIPTIVFSLIGGTLGGFLLSTFL, from the coding sequence ATGACTTTAAAATTAGCAATAGGAACATTTGCTGGGGCATTTATATTTCCATTTATGATAAGACTTGTTTGGGGAAAATTAGTTGAAGATTTCGGTCCTGCAGGAGGATGGATGGCAGCTGCATTTATAGTTGGTCTTTGTTGGACTTTGAACCATGGAGTAGGAGCTATACATCAAATGGAAGGCGGAGCATGGATAGATATGGCATGGGCAGCAGGTATAGGATTATGGGCAGCAACGGTAGTTGTTGACAAAGCTGATGTAGGAAAATCAATACCTACAATTGTATTCTCTCTAATAGGAGGAACATTAGGTGGCTTCTTATTATCAACTTTCTTATAA
- a CDS encoding Lin0368 family putative glycerol transporter subunit translates to MKHLGTIIGTAIAGMFVMGVWGAFAGAYGIAGGWFAGFLIIGVMWYMNHYIGIVNNEDGAAWIDMALGIAVAGTTRDAFMAGSFAPISTSMLTLIIVIAGGVTGGITAGLIQKNVLNKKETETESV, encoded by the coding sequence TTGAAGCATTTAGGAACTATTATAGGAACAGCTATTGCTGGTATGTTTGTAATGGGTGTTTGGGGTGCTTTCGCAGGAGCATATGGAATTGCTGGTGGTTGGTTTGCAGGATTTTTAATAATCGGAGTTATGTGGTATATGAATCATTATATTGGAATTGTAAACAACGAAGATGGAGCAGCTTGGATTGATATGGCTTTGGGAATTGCAGTAGCAGGAACAACAAGAGATGCTTTTATGGCAGGTAGTTTTGCTCCTATATCTACTTCAATGCTTACATTGATTATAGTAATTGCAGGTGGAGTTACAGGTGGAATTACAGCTGGACTTATTCAGAAAAATGTATTAAATAAAAAAGAAACTGAAACAGAATCTGTTTAA
- a CDS encoding glycerol-3-phosphate responsive antiterminator — translation MKDLLEYNPIIAAVKNDKGLHEAVKSDCEIIFLLYGDMITLKEKVDFLNKNNKKVFVHLDMITGFASNPIIIDYIASSMHVEGVISTRVNMIKRAIDKNIKAVQRFFIVDSMSLDSALESLKKVRPQAVEIMPGIMPKVIKKVNSQLKIPVISGGLVETKEEVISILKNGASSISTTNPNIWEE, via the coding sequence TTGAAAGATTTATTAGAGTACAACCCTATAATTGCAGCGGTAAAAAATGATAAGGGCTTGCATGAGGCAGTGAAATCTGACTGTGAAATAATATTCTTATTATATGGAGATATGATTACATTAAAAGAAAAAGTTGATTTTTTGAATAAGAATAACAAAAAGGTTTTTGTTCATCTAGATATGATAACAGGATTTGCATCTAATCCCATAATAATAGACTATATAGCATCCTCTATGCATGTGGAAGGAGTTATAAGTACAAGAGTTAACATGATAAAAAGAGCTATAGATAAAAATATTAAAGCTGTTCAAAGATTTTTTATAGTGGACTCTATGTCTTTGGATAGTGCGCTTGAAAGTCTTAAGAAGGTTAGACCTCAAGCTGTTGAAATAATGCCAGGCATAATGCCTAAGGTTATAAAAAAGGTAAATTCTCAGCTTAAGATTCCAGTTATATCAGGAGGACTTGTTGAAACGAAGGAAGAGGTTATATCAATTCTTAAAAATGGAGCATCTTCTATATCAACTACGAATCCAAATATATGGGAAGAGTAA
- a CDS encoding cation:proton antiporter, translating to MAGSLAIIIILGLLMNELFEKIKLPGLLGMLILGIIIGPYGIDLIDNGVLNISSDLRKIALIVILLRAGLGISTGELKRVGISAAKLSFIPGIMEGFTIAFLSIKILGFSFIQGGILGFIIAAVSPAVVVPQMLELMNNKLGTNKGVPTLIVAGASIDDVFAITIFTTFLGLYSGSHINITMKLIGIPVSILLGILLGVIIGIIIIKILKIYNIHNTKKVLIVLGVAILLTTLEDVLKDTVEIASLLGVMTMGFIIREKSPKLSEVLSNGFNHIWLFAQILLFVLVGAQVNTSVAFASGFEGLIIICIGLLARSLGVLISVKGTDLNYKERLFCVISYTPKATVQAAIGGIPLAAGVASGEVILAIAVLAIIFTAPLGALGIKLSSKRLLVQE from the coding sequence ATGGCAGGTAGTTTGGCAATAATTATAATATTAGGTCTTTTGATGAATGAATTATTTGAAAAAATAAAACTTCCAGGATTACTTGGAATGTTGATTTTGGGAATAATAATAGGTCCATACGGTATTGATTTAATAGACAATGGAGTTTTGAATATATCTTCTGATTTGAGAAAGATAGCACTTATAGTAATACTTCTTCGTGCTGGGCTAGGAATTAGTACGGGAGAACTTAAAAGAGTAGGTATTAGTGCAGCAAAATTGTCATTTATACCTGGAATAATGGAAGGCTTTACAATAGCATTTTTATCTATTAAAATATTGGGATTTTCATTTATACAAGGTGGCATATTAGGATTTATAATAGCAGCGGTATCTCCGGCAGTAGTTGTTCCTCAAATGTTAGAGCTTATGAACAACAAACTTGGAACAAACAAGGGAGTTCCTACACTAATAGTAGCTGGAGCATCTATAGATGATGTATTTGCGATAACGATATTTACAACATTTTTAGGATTATATTCAGGATCACATATAAATATAACTATGAAGTTGATAGGAATACCTGTATCTATATTACTTGGAATACTTCTTGGAGTGATAATAGGTATTATAATAATTAAAATACTTAAAATCTATAATATACATAATACAAAGAAAGTTTTAATAGTTTTGGGTGTGGCTATATTACTTACAACTTTAGAAGATGTTTTAAAAGATACAGTTGAAATAGCTTCATTGCTAGGAGTTATGACTATGGGATTTATAATAAGAGAAAAATCACCAAAGTTATCTGAAGTGCTGTCAAACGGATTCAATCACATATGGTTATTTGCACAAATACTTTTATTTGTACTAGTAGGGGCGCAGGTAAACACATCGGTAGCATTTGCATCTGGATTTGAAGGTCTTATTATAATATGTATAGGTCTTTTAGCAAGAAGTTTAGGTGTTTTGATTTCAGTTAAGGGAACAGATTTAAACTATAAGGAGAGATTATTCTGTGTTATATCATATACGCCAAAGGCAACTGTACAAGCTGCAATAGGTGGAATACCACTAGCAGCAGGAGTGGCCTCTGGAGAAGTAATACTTGCAATAGCAGTGCTTGCAATAATATTTACAGCACCTCTTGGCGCATTGGGGATTAAGTTATCTTCTAAGAGGTTGTTAGTTCAAGAGTAA
- a CDS encoding DUF362 domain-containing protein, with translation MAYKINDACISCGACEPECPVSCISAGDDKYVIDADTCIDCGACAGVCPVDAPNAE, from the coding sequence ATGGCTTACAAAATTAATGACGCTTGCATAAGCTGTGGAGCTTGTGAACCAGAATGTCCAGTTAGCTGTATATCAGCTGGAGATGACAAATATGTTATAGATGCTGATACTTGCATCGATTGCGGAGCTTGTGCTGGAGTATGCCCAGTAGATGCACCAAACGCTGAATAA
- a CDS encoding redox-sensing transcriptional repressor Rex, translating to MSKQISMAVIRRLPKYYRYLRDLLDRDIYRISSKELSEIIGFTASQIRQDLNNFGGFGQQGYGYNVEELYNEIGKILGIDKGYNTVIVGAGNLGQAIANYSGFQKSGFEIKALFEANPRLIGLKIRDLEIFDIEDIEDYIKENDIEIAVICTPKESAQDIADRLSKSGISGIWNFAPVDLNLPENLVVENVHLTESLYTLSYLLNEKNSQK from the coding sequence ATGTCTAAACAAATTTCTATGGCTGTAATAAGAAGACTGCCAAAATATTATAGATACTTAAGAGACTTATTGGATAGAGATATATATAGAATTTCATCTAAAGAGTTGAGTGAGATAATCGGTTTCACAGCTTCTCAAATAAGACAAGATTTAAATAATTTTGGTGGATTTGGACAACAGGGATATGGATATAATGTTGAGGAATTATACAATGAAATCGGAAAAATATTAGGTATAGACAAAGGATACAACACTGTAATAGTAGGAGCAGGTAATTTAGGTCAAGCTATTGCAAACTATTCTGGATTTCAAAAGTCTGGATTTGAAATAAAAGCTTTATTTGAGGCTAATCCTAGACTTATAGGTCTTAAAATAAGGGATTTAGAGATATTCGATATAGAGGATATAGAAGACTATATAAAAGAAAATGATATCGAAATAGCTGTAATATGTACTCCTAAGGAGAGCGCTCAAGATATAGCAGATAGATTATCTAAGTCTGGAATAAGTGGGATATGGAATTTTGCACCAGTAGATTTGAATTTACCAGAAAATTTAGTAGTTGAAAATGTTCACTTAACTGAGAGTCTTTATACTCTATCTTATTTACTAAATGAAAAGAATAGTCAAAAATAA